CTTCACCTATAAATACTCGGAACGTCCGGGAACCAGGGCCTGTGGGCTGGAGGGCAGTATTCCGGAGCCGGAAAAGCTGGAGCGGCTAAACCGGCTGATAAAACTGCAGCAGCAGATTACCATAGAATCCAACCAGGCAGACATAGGCAAAACATTCGAGGTGCTGGTGGAGAAGGAAAGCAAAAGGTCCCAGGGCCAGTTCATGGGCCGGAACGGGGGTAACAAGACCGTGGCGGTAAATTCCGGCAGGGAGCTTAAACCCGGCCAAATTGTGAAAGTAAAGATAGAAAAGGCCACCCAGGCCACTTTGATTGGAGAGTTCATTCAATGATATTCCAGGCAGCAGGTTTGCTGCCTTTTTTATTGCCAAACCGCTCAAAAAACATTGACAAAACAACATTTTAGCCTTAAACTAATATGTTATGCTGTCAAGCCTTGTAAAGATAACCAAAGGTCTGGTTTTTTCCGCTGTTTTTTGCCTATTCCTGGCTTCCCCGGCTTGTAGCGGAGGAATTCTGATCCCCATGGACCTCAATCAGTCCGATCACCTTAAGGCCTACGGCGTGGTTTACCGCTGTCTGCAGCAGGGGGTCAAGGTCCAGTGGCTTTTGAACTATCGGGGCGGGTCATTTCTGACCGATCATGACCAGATGGTGGGCCAGCTCTGCAACCTGCGCGGGGTAAGCTTCTCCGTAGTATCAGACGGCGATATCCAGTCCATATACGGGCAGATGGAGCCGGCCAACATGGAACGGATCGAGCTGGAAAAAGCTCCCAAGCTGGCGGTCTATGTTCCGCCCACCTACGATCCCTGGGACGATGCGGTACGCCTGGTGCTGGACTATGCCGAGGTGCCATATGCCACTCTGTGGGACGAGGAGGTTATGGCCGGGGCCCTGTCCCAATACGACTGGCTGCACCTGCACCACGAGGATTTTACCGGGCAGTACGGCAAGTTCTACCTGAACTACCAGAACACCGACTGGTACCGCAACGACGTCAAGGTCAACACTAGGACGGCCCAAAAGCTGGGATATAAGAAACTCAGCAAGCTGAAACTGGCGGTGGGGCAGCAATTGAGAAAGTACCTGTTCCAGGGGGGATTCCTGTTCGCCATGTGCTCGGCCCCGGCCACCCTGGACATCGCCCTGGCGGCGGCCGCCACCGACATCGTGCCCCAGGAATTTGACAGTGACCCGGTCGATCCAGGCTATTCTTCCCGGCTGGATTTCAGCCAAACCCTGGCCTTCCGGGACTTTTCGCTGATGGTCAACCCCTATGTTTACGAGCATTCCGACATCGATGTCAACAATCAGTACGGCGGAGCGCCGGAGGGCGACAACGGGCCGGCGGCCCGGGGCGCCAACAGCTATTTTACCTTGTTCGATTTTTCGGCCAAGTACGACCCCATCTCCTGCATGCTGGTGCAGAACCATGTGGCGCTGGTGCGGGAATTCATGGGCCAGGACACGGGGTTCAGAAGGTCAAAGATCAAGCCGGGGATAGTGGCCCTAGCCGAAGTGGCCGGCAGCGAAGAGGTAAAATACCTGCATGGGATCTACGGCCAGGGGAGCTTTGCCTACTACGGCGGGCACGATCCCGAGGACTACCAGCACATGGTGGGCGATCCGGCCACCGACCTGAGGCTTTTCCGCAACTCTCCGGGCTACCGGCTGATTCTCAACAACATCCTGTTCCCGGCGGCCAAGAAGAAGCAGCTTAAAACCTGACGATCACACATATATATCATGCCGAAACAAAAGCCCCACAGTCCAAAGACCGAAAATACCATTGTTGCCCCGGCCGGCGGGTTTCCCAGTATTTTCCTTGACGGTCTTAAACCTTATATCTGGCTGCTGCTGGCAGTGGCGCTGGTCTATGGGCAGACTGTAAGGTTTGGCTTTGTCGGGTACGATGATGTCAGCCTGGTCTCCCGGCAGGCGGGGCAGGCCCTTGACCTCGGGCGCATAAAGGCGGCCTTAAGCGAAAGCGTTTTCGGGCCCGGCCCGGGTCTGTTCTTTTACCGGCCGCTGCTGACATTGTCCCTGATGGTTGATTCGGCCATAGCCGCTGGCAGGCCGTGGATATTCCATCTAAGCAATGTGCTTTTTCACTTGGCG
This genomic window from bacterium contains:
- a CDS encoding asparagine synthetase B; the protein is MDLNQSDHLKAYGVVYRCLQQGVKVQWLLNYRGGSFLTDHDQMVGQLCNLRGVSFSVVSDGDIQSIYGQMEPANMERIELEKAPKLAVYVPPTYDPWDDAVRLVLDYAEVPYATLWDEEVMAGALSQYDWLHLHHEDFTGQYGKFYLNYQNTDWYRNDVKVNTRTAQKLGYKKLSKLKLAVGQQLRKYLFQGGFLFAMCSAPATLDIALAAAATDIVPQEFDSDPVDPGYSSRLDFSQTLAFRDFSLMVNPYVYEHSDIDVNNQYGGAPEGDNGPAARGANSYFTLFDFSAKYDPISCMLVQNHVALVREFMGQDTGFRRSKIKPGIVALAEVAGSEEVKYLHGIYGQGSFAYYGGHDPEDYQHMVGDPATDLRLFRNSPGYRLILNNILFPAAKKKQLKT
- a CDS encoding TRAM domain-containing protein; this translates as FTYKYSERPGTRACGLEGSIPEPEKLERLNRLIKLQQQITIESNQADIGKTFEVLVEKESKRSQGQFMGRNGGNKTVAVNSGRELKPGQIVKVKIEKATQATLIGEFIQ